A stretch of DNA from Paenibacillus albus:
CATCTATATGACGCCGGGATCTGATAATGGTTTTCTCGGCTTATCCAATGAAGAAGCGCGGAAACTGTTCAAAGCGAAAGATTCCAGAGAATTGTATTTATGCTACTTCACTTTGATTGTGTTGCTGGCAAATTTTTATAATAGCGATTATCAATCGGATGCGGGTCGCACCTTTTTACTTGTCAGCCAGCTTGCTGAATTCGTGAGCGCCTATATGGCAGATATTCAAAAGCTTTCGGATGAGGAGCTTGATACGAAAATCAGCGAGGACGGCATTCAATACCGAGAAATTGCAAAATATTGGTTCGATAAAATGAATTTCGACCCGACAATTACGGAATTAAAACGCGGAAGCAACAATCACATCAGTTTTCTGCTCAAGCAGCCGCTAGCTGCGCTGGAAAAAGAAGAGTTAATTGCCGTGACCGATGATCAATCCATCATCCGGTTGCTACCTAAAATAAAACATTTGATTGAAGGCTCTTATTTTGATATGCGCAGAAAAGAAAAATTGCTGCATATGCTAAGCCGACCCCTGGAGGACGAGAATGCCTCACATTAACCGAATCCGCATCGCAAATGTACGTTATGACAAAGGAACGCGGCTGATATCGGATCTTATTTTTGATCCGGAAGACGATAATACCATCATTATTATGCCAAACGGCGAAGGAAAAACGACCATTATTCAACTGGTCATTCAATCCGTTTTGCCTAACGCTCAAATCCAAGGAAGAAAGCTGCATGAAACCTTAATCCCTGGGAGCACAGGTCATGTGGTGGTTGAGTGGACCATGGATGGTGATGAGGAGCGGTATGTAAGCACAGGATTTTGTTTTAATTATGATACGAAAAGAAATTTCTCTTATTTTAATTACGTATTTGATTACATGCCGATCGCATCGCTATTTGATGACGATCCATTAAATGCTCGCGCCCTATCGATAAATACATTGCCGCTTGTCGTGCAGAACCGTCCGATCGGTTTTCAAGAAATGAAAGACTGGTTGCATGAAAATAATATTCAGGTTTTTATCACGGTCGAACGTTATAAAGACAAAATCAGAGAGTACCGTATCGTGCCGGAAGAATGGGAAAGTATTGCGGCGATGAACAACGATGAAGCCGGTGCGAGCGGTGTATTTGAAAAAGCAAAATCAACTAAAAATTTGCTTGAAAATATGCTGATTCCGGAAATCGAGCGCATGATTTACAATACAGACGAGAAATTAAACAAAATCGTCAATATCTTTGATAAGCATCAAGAAATTTTGCTCAATTTGCCTATTCAAAAGAAGAATATTAAGGATTTTGGTATCTTCACATCCGAAGCGGATCTTGTACTTCAAGAGCTTAGCAAATATGGTGAGGAAAAAGCGAAGCTTTCCCATATTATCGATGCCTACCGGCGGTTATACAAGCTCTTCGAGCAATTGGTTACAGAGAAAACAGAATTGAAAAATGCTATTACTGCGGAGTTGGGAGAGCTGAAATTAGCGCTTGATGAATTGAAATGGAAAACGGACAGCTATCCTGTTTTTATCCAGCAACAAAAGGTGGAAGAAAAAAAACGATTAGTAGCATTAGAAAATAGCCAGCTGGTAAAAGAAACGCAAGTGCTTGAGGGGATTAAAAACAGCATATCGGTGCTAAAATCCTATGTATCGCTGAAATTTTTGAAAATTCAAGACATTGAAATCCGAGCGTTAAACGAAAAAATTCGCATGCTGGATCAAGAAGAACCGGAACTAAAAGCGAACTATGAAACAGCGCTAGGCTTATTTCAATCAGCATGGACGTATCATCACCAGGCTGTCGCAGAGCAAATGAGCTACAATACTGCCTCCATTAGCCGCATGGAGCGAAGCGTTGGTGAAATAAAACAAGGCTTGCAAATAAATCAACAGGACAAGGAAGCCCTCCTGCAGCAGATAAGCAGCATAAAAACTTGGCTTGATGAAACGGCAAACCAAAAAAAAATGTTGAGTGAAACTGCTGGTTTCGAAGCAGCCGAACAACCACTTGTTGCGATGGAAAGTATCAATTATTTCGAAGGGCAGTGTAAAGCTCGCCTGGACGAAACCAAAGCAACAAAAGCACAGGCGCAAACCGATTATCATGCTCTGCTTGAGCGCATCCATTTGGAGAAGGAAGAACAGCTACGCGACATCTTGGTGCAGGAAAAAGCAGATTTCGAGCAAGCTTTACTAGGTTATGAAGTGTCAGCGGAGCGACTCGCCAATGAACTTCAGCGTGAGCAGCGGGAACAAAATGACAAAGCTGGACGGATCACCGATCAGGTGCGCAGCAAGCATAGAAGAATAATGGAAATTGTGCATAAGCAGCATAAACAGGAATCGGAAGCAGCAAGAGGAGAAGTAAAAACAACGATTGAACTAGAAAGAAAGCAAAAAGAGCAGCAGGTTTCATTCGTAACCACTCAATTAAATGAGAATATGGAAGCTTACCGCTTCCAAAGAGACGCTTGGATATCGGAAGGAAATGAATGTAGGCAGCAGTCTCAATTAAAAAAAGCAGAATATGAAGATGCACGTTCCTTTTTAAACAAACAAACTGCGAGGCTCAAAGGGCTAGAAGATATGGCTGTAGACACAGCTGATCTTTATGCCAATTTAGAACAGATCTATCGGCAGTTCGGCGGAGAGATCTCGCAAAAAGAGCAGCAGCGGATCGCATTGCAGCGTGAACTGCATTACATGCAAGAGAATCTTAAACGGCTAGAAAAAGATTATTTTGTGCCGCATCCCGATTTGATCACAATAAAACATCACTTAAACGATCATGGACTGCGCGACGCGGTGCTCGGGAGTGAGTGGTTGGCGAAATTGGATGCGAGTGATGCGGAAAAAGAGTTGCTCTTGAACCAGTTCAGTTTGCTCCCATTTTCGATTCTTGTGCCTGACGATGAGCTCGAAGTTGCCGAAATTGCACTTTCAGAATTAAACGAATGGATTAGTGAAATTCCCATTTTGCTGATGGCAAGTTCAACTTTGAGCAAGAAAGGAGAAGCAAATAGCGTATATGGCGTAAATACGATTCAACCTGGCTTGTTTGTGTTCCAAGGTACAAAAGTTGAGGTGTTTATCTCTCCTGATTTTATCAGGCAGATGCGGGCTGATCTTGTTGTCCGGAATGAGAACACAGCAAAGGAAGAAGAAAAAGTGTCTTCGAGTATCCGCAAACTAAGTGAGCAGCTACATGCTATTAAGTTATTTGCGGACCAGTTTCCTGAACACGAAGTGCTGAATAACGAAGAAAAAGCGTCCAAGCTTCCGGCATTAATCCAGAGCCTAGATGAGAAGGATGCTTCGCTATCGGAAAAAGCGCAGTTATTAGAACGGCAGATGAAAGAGTCGCAGCAGGCATGTGCTGCAGAAGTCAATGCCTTGCAGGAGCAGTTTCTGGAGTTCGAAAAGGATAGTGCGGAACAGCTGACAGCTAAGCTTCAAAGTATGGATGAGAAGCTGTCCGTTGAGACAAATAGGATCCACAGTAGGCAGGAAAAGCGCTTTCGTGTTCTGACGGAAGTGTTGTCCGGCATCGTGGCGCAGAAGACGCTCGCAAGTGACGCTGAAAAGCGCATGCTTGCCGAGAAGTTGGAAAATACAAAGGCGCAAATCATAGAGCAAAGCAAGGCAGCACTCGAACAAATTGAACTGGCATTGCAGCAAAAGAAATCGCAGGTTTCTGCTGCGTTTAGTGAGAAGGACAAGGAGCTTGAACGATGTATAGACGAGCTTTCCCAAAATATTCGCGATAATCAAAACATCATGGAGAAGCTCAACAGTTACATTCCTAGGTTTCTCTCATGGGAGCAGAAGAAAAATGAACTATTAGCTGCAGAGCAATCGTCCTTGCAACTCGGTACTCTGATCACTAGTCTCCAAGAAAAAAAAGAAAAATTGGAAAAGAGCAGTGTGGTACTACAAGTTGAAAATTCCAAACTCACACAGAATGCAGAGCACTATATAAAGGATTATCAAGAGTTCCAGCTATCCACGGTGCTATTCGCAGAACCTGATGAAACGCTTTCCTATGATGTGCAAAAAGATGTGCTGAAGTTGGCAAAATCAGCTCTTTCACTTAAACAACAGGATCGGGAAGCTTTGCAAGGGCATCTGGATAAAACTAATCAATTGCGTGCGACCTATGTCGAACAGATTGTTAATAACGGTTTGCAGCGTAAGTGGATTGATGAGCATTACGAGGATGAGAACAGCATTTCACCGGTTGATATTACAAAAGCTCAGCAGCAACTAGCTGCTCAAGAATCGGTTTGGCAACAGCAGCAAGATCGGCAAAGGGAAGCCTTAACAGCGCTGCGAATTGCTGAAGAGTCGTTGGCTGCAGAAGAAAGAACGTATAGGAACCAATATAGCAAAGGAATTTTTGGCGGATATGATATCGCAGGCAGTGAAGCTCAATTCGATAGGTTTAAATCCAGCTTGTTGAAAGCTTTGCAGACGGAAAAGCTGCAGGAAGCGAAATTGGAAGAGTATCAATCGGACATCAATGCGTTGAGCGATGCGACCAAACGGATGGTAAGAAATGAAGTCATTTCCCTATCCTATTATAGTGCAGAGTCTATGCCACTTGAAACGTGGTTAGCGATGAACATTTCGCCGTTGGATGCTGCACTGAACTGGGCTGAAGAAATCGGGGAAGCCAAAAAAACGTTGGATGCCAGCAAGAGAGTGGTGTATGGCGCTTATAAGAAATTTCAAGAACGGCTCCTGGCTACCGAGAACCAAATGGTCATTGATTTTGTCAGAAGTTTTGAGCGGAATTTATCACAAGAAGAGACCACTATGTTCAGCTATGGTTTTATGTCCGCACATTTCCAAAAAATCAATGCCGCAATTGAAGCCAAACAGAAACAATTAGTGCTTGATTTAGAACAATCCAACAAAACGAAGGAACAAATTGTAGAGTATTGTTTTTCACGGGCTTCTGACGTGTACAAAAACATTAAAGAAATGTCAAAAAACTCGAAAATCCATTTGTATGGCAGAGATGTGGAAATGGTGGTCATTGATTGGAAGATCGAGGAAGATGCAAAAGAAGAAATTCGCACGTATTTGGATGAAGTGATTGAGGTTCTAAAAACAAAAAGCGAAGGTGAGGAAAGACGGAGATATACAAAAGAAAGTTTAAGTACCAGAAATTTGGTGAATAAAATAGCCCCGCTCAACGGCTGCAGCATCACGGTGTTCAAACCGAGGAAGGAAGGCATCGTGGCATCTAAAGGGGAGGATTACCAATTGTGGGATGTGGTTCATAAGTGGTCAGGCGGAGAAAAATATGCCGTTTATATGACCATGTTCATGATTATCGTCAATCATGTGCGCAAACAGGCGGAAGGTCGTTTTAATGTTCACAAAACGATTGTCGCGGATAATCCATTCGGTAAAGCGTCCTCAGGTCATATCTTGAAACCGATTTTCGAAATCGCGAAAAAAAATCGGGTCAAACTCATTTGTTTTACTGCGCATCGAGCCGAGGAAATTCTGCGAAATTTCCCTACTTGCTACAGCTTGAAAGGAAGAAGCTTGTACGGGACAGATGTCATGGTCGCCTCGAAGCTGGAAGCCGGGTTTGTGAAAAATAAAAAGGAGCCTTAATGGGCTTTGCGGATCTAAAAAGAATCCGAGTTCCATATATAGCAGTTCAAATCTTAAACCCAACAATAGCTGGAGTCTCATAAAGCCATGCCTTCGTATAACACTGAGGAAAAAGAAGCCCATCGCTAGGCGGTCTCGCGCTTAATTTATAGTTCATTACCTGTTTGGTCTACGAGCAAACGAGTTAATTTCTCATCGTCAGTGACCGCCATCCGGGTATTGCCTTTCTTCGATTTCAAGGCGCTCCGCAAGCCAAGGCTCGATCTCTTTAACTGCTTTGAACATTTTTTCGATTTTGCCGTCAATCAGCACGGGCTCCTGCTTTGGTAGGGGCTTTTCATTTTTATATTGAAGTAACTATCCACGTAACTAGGATATTTTACCCATGACCTTCATATATTGTAGGAATTGGACAAGGAGGGGTTCATTTGGAAGCCGCATCAATAAAACAGCCATTTAATTGGCGCGCCTTAGGGTACCTAATTTTATTTATGGTTTCTTTTATTTTTGGGCTTCAACTTGTAAACAACGCATTTAATTTGAAAATTCCCGAAAATGACATTCCGGGCATGGCAGAAAATCTGTTAGTTAGTGTGCTTTTGCTGTTTTTTAGTAAAGACATCAGGGCGCAATTTATGATTCATTTGCATAAAAGAAATATTGTTATAGGCATGAGCCTTGGGATTTGTTTTGGGTTGCTCGACTTAGTCCTGTCATATGGTTATCAGTTCGCCCCTTACATTTTCGGTCATGCACCTATTCCTGTTGGCAGCCACCAAGTGACCTATGATGATACAATTACAAGGACAGGTTTGCTGTTGTCAGTTGGTATACCGGCAATCTATGAAGAAATTTTGGCGCGGTTTTTGCCATATGCAGGACTGTTCGTGTATTTAAAACGGCGCATTGAAAATGTAAATAACAAGAGTAAGATCATAAACAGATTTGAAAAGAACCTCTATCAAAAGCTCTTCATTGAAGATAACAAACGGTACAAATGGATGTGGCTGTTTGTGACCGCCTTCCTATTTTCAGCTGCACACGGGTTATCACTAATCTCCTTACCGCTTTATTTCTTCTCCGGCATCTTTTGCGGCTTCCTTTTCCTCCGCTACGGATATTTATCCGCCGTAATGGCACATTTGACGTTTAACGTGCTTTCGAGTCCGGCTCAGGACTATTTCATAAAAATCATTCACCAATTGACTTAGATATGGTGAAGTTAAAAATGCAAAATAAAAGACCTCTTTCATCAAAGGTCTTTTTTTATATAACCACGTATGCCCAAGCTCATCCGCTTCAAGCTCCGTCTTCAAATCAAACAACCACAGCTCTGTGTTTTGCTCGGGAATCGTAATTAACTTTTAAATGAGCCTTAAGAATAGATCCGGTCGTAAACGAATACCCCGGACCTCTTTTTCATGACATGTTCTGGAAGATAATGATTTATGAGAAAGTATCCAACCATTGTAGGGAGGAGTATTCAACGTAAGTATACAGATGTTTCATATATTTTCACCTCTTGCATAAATTAATTGAAAAATATATGTCTATGAGGTGGATCACTTGCTTAATAACAGAACAGCGATAATAAATGGAGAAGGTTTAAACAGCTACCTTTATCGATTAGCAAGGCTCAATTACTTTGAAAATATTAATTTTTTTATTACAAAAATGAAAGTGGAACCCCGGTCTATTGAAAATAATGATTTTGATGAAAAATTAATTGAAGAAATCAATCGTATGTCTGGCGTGCCGGTTTCGATCCTATCCACTCGGTCCTGTAATAACTATCGAACAGAATGGGGTGATGCGGTTTTTCAAAGAGTAAAAATGAAAACCACGGTAAAGTTTTGTCCGTGTTGTATATCTCAATGTTTGCATCACAAGAATATATGGAATATAGCTCCTGTAACAGTTTGTTTGGAACATGCTTCATTTTTGGTTGATAAGTGCATGAATTGCGGTGGAAATATCCGGTTATGTGATTTGATGAAAGGACATTGTAAATATTGTGGTTTTGAATATACTCAATCGGTGGGACAGCATGTTGATCCGGATACATTCGATTATTATGTTCAAGAAAGACTACAAGCTAAAATTGGGGAAGTAGTCCATTTTTCGGATGATTTCTTATTAAATTTATCATTTGCAGATCTGATGACACTCTCGCATCATACTTTTTATTTACTTCGGGGGCTAAAAAGCTATGTGATCAATAAGAATCACATATTGAAACCATTCAGTAATGCCAAGAAGGGAAAGTATGACAATATTAATTGTCACATCTCTTACGCCAATGTTTATTGGGTGTATGATAAGTTGACCGGAGAACAAGCCAATTTTCAAAAAATGATCCGTGATGTTAGGCTTAGCATGTTGAAAAAAAGAGCAATTTTTTGGTTTCGATATGAACAGTTATTTATGGAGAAACAATTTCAGTTCCTTGAGCAGGTCTATAAAAAAACAAAGACACAGCTCGAAAGTGAGCTGCCGTCAAACTGTAACAATAAGAACTTCGAAATGACGACTGTAAGTGAAAGAAAAGAAAAGGTTTTTTGTTCTGCGAAATACACTGAGAGCACAGCGCCGGAATATAAAAGGGATGATTTTTTTCGAAGAGATGAAGTTGCTTCTCTCTTGGGATTTGGAGGTTCAAGGCAACACATTAATTCATTAATCAACGTCGGTTATTTGAAACTAATTAAATCTCCAGATCATAAATTTTTTGTTCATCGCGATGATTTGGAAGGGTTTATAGAACGTTTGGGTATGGTTTATTTAGATAACAAAGACAATATTCAAAACGGGATATCGGTTTACGATGCTTTTAATTTGTATGGCAAATATGGTTTTAAGTTGCTTACAATGGTTCAGTTTATCGTAAATAAAAAAATCACACTTTATGCGACTAATAATACTATGAAGATAGGTAATATGTTTTTCGATAAAACAGAGCTTGAAAAAGTAAAAATGATACTGATTAACGAGCGGCAACAATTGAAAG
This window harbors:
- a CDS encoding DUF6063 family protein, whose translation is MNITRHNGTISDEDFQKAFTMYSQLQKNGKITKDYPLFTEYARPVIQMMIDEFAQIADAIVFETAGTIYMTPGSDNGFLGLSNEEARKLFKAKDSRELYLCYFTLIVLLANFYNSDYQSDAGRTFLLVSQLAEFVSAYMADIQKLSDEELDTKISEDGIQYREIAKYWFDKMNFDPTITELKRGSNNHISFLLKQPLAALEKEELIAVTDDQSIIRLLPKIKHLIEGSYFDMRRKEKLLHMLSRPLEDENASH
- a CDS encoding CPBP family intramembrane glutamic endopeptidase, whose protein sequence is MEAASIKQPFNWRALGYLILFMVSFIFGLQLVNNAFNLKIPENDIPGMAENLLVSVLLLFFSKDIRAQFMIHLHKRNIVIGMSLGICFGLLDLVLSYGYQFAPYIFGHAPIPVGSHQVTYDDTITRTGLLLSVGIPAIYEEILARFLPYAGLFVYLKRRIENVNNKSKIINRFEKNLYQKLFIEDNKRYKWMWLFVTAFLFSAAHGLSLISLPLYFFSGIFCGFLFLRYGYLSAVMAHLTFNVLSSPAQDYFIKIIHQLT
- a CDS encoding TniQ family protein gives rise to the protein MLNNRTAIINGEGLNSYLYRLARLNYFENINFFITKMKVEPRSIENNDFDEKLIEEINRMSGVPVSILSTRSCNNYRTEWGDAVFQRVKMKTTVKFCPCCISQCLHHKNIWNIAPVTVCLEHASFLVDKCMNCGGNIRLCDLMKGHCKYCGFEYTQSVGQHVDPDTFDYYVQERLQAKIGEVVHFSDDFLLNLSFADLMTLSHHTFYLLRGLKSYVINKNHILKPFSNAKKGKYDNINCHISYANVYWVYDKLTGEQANFQKMIRDVRLSMLKKRAIFWFRYEQLFMEKQFQFLEQVYKKTKTQLESELPSNCNNKNFEMTTVSERKEKVFCSAKYTESTAPEYKRDDFFRRDEVASLLGFGGSRQHINSLINVGYLKLIKSPDHKFFVHRDDLEGFIERLGMVYLDNKDNIQNGISVYDAFNLYGKYGFKLLTMVQFIVNKKITLYATNNTMKIGNMFFDKTELEKVKMILINERQQLKGYTMNEISKMFHIDRQTIHLMIEKELLKPLKIIDYNDGRKNYFFNKVHVDAFRENHLFITEAMEEFELKYKKINSWINEGKLTDVFQGIRNKYLIKRSEIEELLKTTG